In the Brassica napus cultivar Da-Ae chromosome A7, Da-Ae, whole genome shotgun sequence genome, one interval contains:
- the LOC106430185 gene encoding uncharacterized protein LOC106430185: protein MTLTVSSGGGVSRLHSIDLTDSSRTPFSTFKLINFPYPSRTRLHVVSASKKASSQTGRFDSKKRRTLVPTTTTKEQPEESNNDDDTAPSQIEIADDEDRFAVNTRFRGDPKDAPKFSIKDLPGLEPDPFEGPQWDGLGFFVQYLWAFGIVFALVSGGIAAGTYNEGATDFKETPVYKEAMESRDLLDEAEGSNSEDVFESNPTEVAPSLE, encoded by the exons ATGACTCTCACCGTGAGCAGCGGTGGCGGAGTCTCTAGGCTCCACTCCATAGACCTCACCGATTCTTCCCGTACTCCCTTCTCCACCTTCAAACTCATAAACTTCCCTTACCCATCAAGAACCCGTCTCCACGTAGTCTCCGCCTCCAAAAAAGCCTCCTCACAAACCGGTCGGTTCGACAGCAAGAAGCGTCGAACCCTCGTCCCGACAACAACAACCAAGGAACAGCCGGAAGAAAGCAACAACGACGACGACACAGCACCGTCTCAGATCGAAATCGCCGACGACGAAGACAGGTTCGCGGTGAACACTCGCTTCAGAGGCGATCCCAAAGACGCGCCAAAGTTCTCGATAAAGGATCTTCCCGGGCTTGAACCTGATCCATTCGAAGGTCCTCAGTGGGATGGTTTAGGTTTCTTCGTTCAGTACTTATGGGCTTTCGGCATCGTTTTCGCG CTTGTCTCCGGCGGAATTGCGGCGGGGACGTATAACGAAGGTGCGACGGACTTCAAGGAGACGCCAGTTTATAAGGAGGCAATGGAGTCTCGTGACCTTCTTGATGAAGCAGAGGGTTCGAACTCGGAAGATGTGTTTGAGTCTAATCCGACAGAAGTCGCGCCTAGTTTGGAGTAG